One genomic window of Cyanobacteria bacterium FACHB-DQ100 includes the following:
- a CDS encoding FAD-binding oxidoreductase, producing MQTYDWIVIGAGITGASLSYELTQQGFSVLLLEADPNSQSATRLSYGGIAYWSGTTDLTRQLCAESKAIYPTLSAELDGETEFREIDLLLTIAPESDPAKLVAAYANFATPPQFLTVEAACDLEPLLDPAGIAGALTVKHGHIDAGKTAQAYIGAMQRTRSAVLAPRGTYKIATVTNLIEGGVNTTEGEFFGENVVFCLGGVTRQFLKKAGIAIAQYFTHAEIIEIPATDLRLSTLVMPAEAERFQLEANASRDDVIWDQPGAEPAPAILDAGAVQFLDGRLLIGQVSRTLTDPNAAIDATQSEADLRKKISRVLPKVGALAGNWQHCLVAFSGDRLPLMGKIPGRENLHVFSGFGNPLAIVPPLARRFARQAKGEPDSLLNQVSLDRFSSVG from the coding sequence ATGCAGACTTACGATTGGATTGTGATCGGTGCTGGCATTACTGGCGCATCGCTCAGCTATGAACTGACGCAGCAAGGCTTTTCGGTGCTTCTCCTAGAGGCTGATCCGAATTCTCAATCTGCAACTCGATTAAGTTACGGAGGCATTGCTTACTGGTCAGGCACAACCGATCTAACTCGCCAACTCTGTGCTGAAAGTAAAGCGATTTACCCAACACTCTCGGCTGAATTGGACGGCGAAACAGAATTTCGTGAAATTGATTTATTGCTGACGATCGCCCCCGAATCCGATCCTGCAAAACTGGTCGCCGCCTACGCCAATTTTGCGACACCACCCCAATTCCTCACCGTTGAGGCTGCTTGTGACCTCGAACCCTTACTTGATCCGGCGGGAATTGCTGGAGCGCTCACGGTTAAACATGGGCATATCGATGCGGGAAAAACAGCACAGGCTTACATTGGAGCAATGCAGCGAACGCGGAGCGCGGTGCTTGCGCCGCGCGGAACTTACAAGATTGCTACGGTGACAAACTTAATTGAAGGTGGAGTCAACACTACAGAAGGCGAATTCTTTGGAGAAAATGTGGTGTTTTGTCTGGGTGGAGTGACGCGGCAATTCTTGAAAAAAGCGGGAATTGCGATCGCCCAATATTTCACCCATGCTGAAATCATCGAGATCCCAGCCACGGATTTACGCCTCAGTACCTTAGTGATGCCTGCTGAAGCGGAACGATTTCAACTCGAAGCGAATGCCAGTCGAGATGATGTGATTTGGGATCAACCGGGAGCAGAACCTGCACCTGCTATTCTCGATGCTGGAGCCGTACAATTTCTCGATGGACGGCTGCTGATTGGACAAGTCAGCCGCACCTTAACTGATCCGAATGCAGCGATCGATGCAACTCAAAGTGAAGCAGACTTGCGAAAGAAGATTAGTCGGGTGTTGCCGAAAGTTGGAGCGTTAGCGGGCAATTGGCAGCATTGTTTAGTAGCATTTAGCGGCGATCGTCTCCCCCTGATGGGCAAGATTCCAGGGCGCGAAAATCTTCATGTTTTCTCAGGGTTTGGTAATCCGCTGGCGATCGTGCCGCCTCTAGCGCGTCGTTTTGCACGTCAAGCAAAAGGTGAACCTGATTCACTGCTAAATCAGGTTTCACTCGATCGCTTTAGCTCAGTCGGATAA
- a CDS encoding peroxiredoxin encodes MLHRNLLKGLIVSVCAIVMSLNLTIPAFAMGGTLPPIDQPAPEFALPSNEGSGAVSLSDYRGKWVVAYFYPADFTPGCTLEARKFQEDMPKYLDRNAQILGISADDVNSHADFCDSEGLRFPLLADAKGKVSKAYGSWMGARSARHTFIIDPEGTLRATFTGVNPIIHSREVLAKLDELQKAG; translated from the coding sequence ATGCTGCATCGAAATTTGCTTAAGGGTTTGATTGTGAGTGTCTGTGCGATCGTCATGAGCTTGAATCTAACGATTCCTGCGTTTGCAATGGGTGGAACACTGCCACCGATCGATCAGCCCGCACCGGAATTCGCGCTACCGAGTAATGAAGGGAGCGGAGCGGTTTCGCTTTCAGACTATCGCGGTAAATGGGTCGTTGCTTATTTTTATCCGGCTGACTTTACTCCGGGTTGCACCTTAGAAGCGCGGAAATTTCAGGAAGATATGCCGAAATATCTCGATCGCAACGCTCAAATTCTGGGGATCAGTGCAGATGACGTGAACTCTCATGCAGATTTCTGCGATTCGGAAGGCTTGAGATTTCCGCTCCTTGCTGATGCCAAGGGAAAAGTCAGCAAGGCTTACGGATCTTGGATGGGAGCGAGATCGGCGCGTCATACCTTCATCATTGATCCAGAAGGAACACTTCGAGCCACTTTTACAGGTGTGAACCCGATCATCCATAGTCGCGAAGTGCTTGCAAAACTGGATGAACTGCAAAAAGCGGGTTAG